The following proteins are encoded in a genomic region of Buchnera aphidicola (Aphis nerii):
- the argS gene encoding arginine--tRNA ligase: MKIKYIIKKDIEQALINTNLKICCKPLIISSKKPEFGNYQVDNFIKISNKINIQPYDLYKKIFLFLNIKSMYKKITFSHPGYVNIFINQNWLSEKLEEVFTSSRLGIKHVYPKKRIVIDYSSPNIAKEMHIGHLRSTIIGDVTVRALEFLGHHVIRANHIGDWGTQFGMLIAYLKYKQTENKLKKNLISLKEIEKFYCKSKKKYDSDKNFEKQSKKYVVKLQNGDKNCFFIWKKLVSITMNYNYKIYKKLNVTLNKKHTMGESLYNKMLPNIVEDLKAKKIAIEKNGSIIVFLNEFQNRLGQPMGVVIQKQDTAYLYSTTDIACIKYRYETLRADRIIYYTDLRQHQHLLQAWTIAQKASYIPKNFLLEHHTFGMMLSKNKRPFKTRDGNTIKLNQLLEEAINRAKNLIKQKKPNLSNQKLIKLSNIIGISAVKYADLSKNRNTNYIFDWDTMLTFEGNTSPYIQYAYTRITSILKKSMIHIHKISEKIILTKDSEIKLAIKILEFEEIISIIEKNGTPHIMCNYLYKLATYFSNFYEHCSILFNKKIKTSKSRLKLCFLTAKTLKKGLNILGIKILKKM; the protein is encoded by the coding sequence ATGAAAATAAAATATATAATAAAAAAAGATATTGAACAAGCTTTAATTAATACCAATTTAAAAATTTGTTGTAAACCATTAATTATATCGAGTAAAAAACCAGAATTCGGAAATTATCAAGTTGATAATTTTATAAAAATATCTAATAAAATTAATATCCAACCATATGATTTGTATAAAAAAATATTTCTTTTTCTTAATATAAAAAGTATGTACAAGAAAATAACATTTTCTCATCCTGGTTATGTCAATATTTTTATTAATCAGAATTGGTTGTCAGAAAAATTAGAAGAAGTATTTACATCAAGTCGTCTAGGTATCAAACATGTTTACCCTAAAAAAAGAATAGTAATTGATTATTCTTCTCCAAATATAGCGAAAGAAATGCACATAGGACATCTGAGATCCACAATTATAGGAGATGTTACAGTAAGAGCTTTAGAATTCTTAGGTCATCATGTAATCAGAGCAAATCATATTGGAGACTGGGGTACACAATTTGGAATGTTAATTGCATATTTAAAATACAAGCAAACAGAAAACAAATTAAAAAAAAATCTTATTTCACTAAAAGAAATTGAAAAATTTTATTGTAAATCAAAAAAAAAATATGATTCAGATAAAAACTTTGAAAAACAATCAAAAAAATATGTAGTTAAATTACAGAATGGAGATAAAAATTGCTTTTTTATTTGGAAAAAACTCGTCTCAATTACAATGAATTATAACTATAAAATATATAAAAAACTTAATGTAACGTTAAATAAAAAACATACTATGGGAGAAAGTTTATACAATAAAATGCTTCCGAATATTGTGGAAGATCTTAAAGCAAAAAAAATAGCTATAGAAAAAAATGGATCTATTATTGTTTTTTTGAATGAATTTCAAAATAGATTAGGTCAACCTATGGGAGTAGTGATACAAAAACAAGACACAGCTTATCTATATTCAACAACTGATATTGCTTGTATAAAATATAGATATGAAACATTACGTGCTGATCGAATTATATACTATACTGATTTACGTCAACATCAACATTTATTACAAGCTTGGACTATTGCTCAAAAAGCTAGTTATATTCCTAAAAATTTTTTATTAGAACATCATACATTCGGAATGATGCTATCTAAAAATAAACGTCCTTTTAAAACTCGTGATGGAAACACTATCAAACTTAATCAATTATTAGAAGAAGCAATAAATAGAGCTAAAAATTTAATTAAGCAAAAAAAACCCAATTTATCTAATCAAAAACTTATTAAGTTATCAAATATCATAGGAATTAGCGCAGTAAAATATGCTGATTTATCTAAAAATAGAAATACTAATTATATATTTGATTGGGATACTATGTTGACATTTGAAGGTAATACCTCTCCTTATATACAATATGCTTATACAAGAATTACATCTATTTTAAAAAAGTCTATGATACACATACATAAAATTTCAGAAAAAATTATTTTGACTAAAGATAGTGAAATTAAATTAGCAATTAAAATATTAGAATTTGAAGAAATTATTTCAATAATAGAAAAAAATGGAACCCCACACATTATGTGTAATTATCTTTATAAATTAGCCACATATTTTTCTAATTTTTATGAACATTGCTCAATTTTATTTAATAAAAAAATTAAAACTAGTAAAAGTAGATTAAAATTATGTTTCTTAACAGCAAAAACATTAAAAAAAGGACTTAATATTTTAGGAATAAAAATACTAAAAAAAATGTAA
- the gloB gene encoding hydroxyacylglutathione hydrolase has translation MILTNIYVLKDNYIWILYNKNNSCIIIDPGLSDVVIKKIIEKKWKPEAILLTHNHRDHTDGIKKILQKYPDIIIYGPKETKKHSVHKIVKGGDKIYLLDKKIYVISTPGHTLNHVSYYLNPYLFCGDTIFSAGCGRVFQNNYSNMYYSIQLIKSFPEDTILCCGHEYTLSNLIFSMHILPEDQYLKYYFQEVKEKIFLKKKIPPFFLKKERKVNIFLRTDDIYLRRIIDFNKCSFEIFCYLRKLKDNFGAKRD, from the coding sequence ATGATTTTAACAAATATATATGTACTAAAAGATAACTATATTTGGATATTATATAATAAAAACAACTCTTGTATTATTATTGATCCAGGATTATCAGACGTTGTAATAAAAAAAATCATTGAAAAAAAATGGAAACCAGAAGCAATTTTATTAACGCATAATCATAGAGATCATACAGACGGTATAAAAAAAATATTACAAAAATATCCTGATATTATTATTTACGGCCCTAAAGAGACCAAAAAACATAGCGTTCATAAAATCGTAAAAGGGGGGGATAAAATTTATCTATTAGATAAAAAAATTTATGTTATTTCTACCCCTGGTCATACATTAAATCATGTTTCATATTATTTAAATCCATATTTATTTTGTGGAGATACTATTTTTTCAGCTGGATGTGGTCGAGTTTTTCAGAATAATTATTCAAACATGTATTATTCTATTCAATTAATTAAATCATTTCCAGAAGATACTATTTTATGTTGTGGTCATGAATATACTTTATCTAATTTAATTTTTTCTATGCATATTTTACCAGAAGATCAATATCTTAAATATTATTTTCAAGAAGTCAAAGAAAAAATATTTCTTAAAAAGAAAATCCCACCTTTTTTTCTTAAGAAAGAAAGAAAAGTTAATATCTTTTTAAGAACAGATGATATTTATTTAAGAAGAATTATAGATTTTAATAAATGTAGTTTCGAAATTTTTTGTTATTTAAGAAAATTAAAAGATAATTTTGGAGCTAAGCGGGATTGA
- a CDS encoding RNase H family protein: MELMAIVYGLESLKQPCIVEVFTDSNYVKQGVTKWIYQWKKKKWKTVNKKSVKNIDLWLRINNLLEKHVIKWFWIKAHIGHVENELCDKIARKSAKNPLMYDLFYEKIFFDKLKRK; encoded by the coding sequence ATGGAATTAATGGCTATAGTCTATGGCTTAGAATCTTTAAAACAACCTTGTATTGTTGAGGTTTTTACAGATAGTAATTATGTAAAACAAGGAGTAACAAAATGGATTTATCAATGGAAAAAAAAAAAATGGAAAACAGTGAATAAAAAATCAGTAAAAAACATAGATTTATGGTTACGTATTAATAACTTATTAGAAAAACATGTCATAAAATGGTTTTGGATAAAAGCACATATAGGTCATGTAGAAAACGAACTATGTGATAAGATTGCACGTAAATCTGCAAAAAACCCATTGATGTATGATTTATTTTATGAAAAAATTTTTTTTGATAAATTAAAGAGAAAATGA
- the dnaQ gene encoding DNA polymerase III subunit epsilon translates to MINNRKRIIALDTETTGMNSSTKPFINHRIIEIGAVEIINRHFTGNNFHVYIKPNRLIDSSALKIHGITDDFLLDKPLFKNIAKDFFNYIKGSNLVIHNSLFDIGFINQEFSLLKNKTIDISKFCYIIDTLKMARKLFPGKKNTLDALCNRYKIKNSHRILHGALLDSFLLGRLYLLMTSGQESMSFYNNVEDIKNFESCGKLIINEKKSLKILKANKEEVKNHEKYIKHIKYLK, encoded by the coding sequence ATGATAAATAATCGGAAAAGAATAATTGCATTAGATACTGAAACTACTGGTATGAACAGCTCTACTAAACCCTTTATTAACCATAGAATTATTGAAATTGGAGCTGTTGAAATTATTAATCGTCATTTCACAGGAAATAATTTTCATGTTTATATTAAACCTAATAGATTAATAGACTCAAGTGCTTTAAAAATTCATGGAATAACTGATGATTTTTTATTAGACAAACCATTATTTAAAAATATAGCTAAAGATTTTTTTAATTATATTAAAGGTTCTAATTTAGTAATTCATAATTCATTATTTGATATAGGTTTTATAAATCAAGAATTTTCTTTGTTAAAAAATAAAACAATAGACATATCAAAATTTTGTTATATTATTGATACTTTAAAAATGGCTAGAAAATTATTTCCTGGAAAAAAAAATACATTAGACGCACTTTGTAACCGATATAAAATAAAAAATTCTCATAGAATTTTACACGGAGCACTTTTAGATTCTTTTTTATTAGGTAGATTATATCTTTTAATGACTAGTGGTCAAGAATCTATGTCTTTTTACAATAACGTTGAAGATATAAAAAATTTTGAATCTTGTGGTAAATTAATAATAAATGAAAAAAAATCTTTAAAAATATTAAAAGCGAATAAAGAAGAAGTAAAAAATCATGAGAAATATATAAAACATATAAAATATTTAAAATAA
- the lpcA gene encoding D-sedoheptulose 7-phosphate isomerase: protein MYKKTICSELSSALDVLKNFLKNTNQIKNIEKSAILIAKAFKNNNKVISCGNGGSHCDAIHFAEELTGLYREKRSGYPAIPISDTAHISAIGNDFGYEFIFSRYIESIGNFNDILLAISTSGNSKNIINAIKKAREKKMKVIVLTGNDGGKIKKLSDIEICVPYYGYSDRIQEMHIKIIHILILIIEKEMKNNESLFSFQ from the coding sequence ATGTATAAAAAAACAATTTGTTCTGAATTAAGTTCTGCTTTAGATGTATTAAAAAATTTTTTAAAAAATACAAATCAAATAAAAAATATTGAAAAATCTGCTATTTTAATAGCAAAAGCATTTAAAAATAATAATAAAGTTATATCTTGTGGAAATGGAGGTTCACATTGTGATGCCATTCATTTTGCAGAAGAATTAACTGGATTATATAGAGAAAAAAGATCAGGATATCCTGCAATACCTATTTCAGATACTGCTCATATTTCTGCTATAGGAAATGATTTTGGATATGAATTTATTTTTTCACGTTATATAGAAAGTATAGGAAATTTCAATGATATATTATTAGCAATTTCTACTTCAGGTAATTCTAAAAATATAATCAATGCAATAAAAAAAGCACGTGAAAAAAAAATGAAGGTAATTGTTTTAACAGGAAATGATGGCGGAAAAATTAAAAAATTATCTGATATAGAAATTTGTGTACCATATTATGGTTATTCAGATCGAATACAAGAAATGCATATAAAAATTATTCATATATTAATCTTAATTATTGAAAAAGAAATGAAAAACAACGAATCGTTATTTTCATTTCAATAG
- the gpt gene encoding xanthine phosphoribosyltransferase has product MSEKYIVTWDMLQIYTRKLANRLFKINSWNGIIAVSRGGLVPASLLARELGIRYVDTICIASYNYNCLQKNRKIIKKTKSNSEKIIVVDDLVDTGGTANIIRKLYPKAYFVTVFAKPMGKLLVDDYVIDVDQNIWIEQPWDMSISYIPPIINKK; this is encoded by the coding sequence ATGAGTGAGAAATATATTGTTACTTGGGATATGCTTCAAATTTATACTAGAAAGTTAGCTAATCGATTATTTAAAATAAATTCTTGGAATGGAATTATTGCTGTTAGCAGAGGAGGATTAGTTCCTGCTTCTTTATTAGCAAGGGAATTAGGTATTCGATATGTTGATACCATATGTATTGCAAGTTATAATTACAACTGTTTACAAAAAAATAGAAAAATTATAAAAAAAACAAAAAGTAATAGTGAAAAAATTATCGTAGTAGATGATCTTGTTGATACAGGTGGAACTGCAAATATTATTCGAAAATTATATCCAAAAGCATATTTTGTAACTGTTTTTGCAAAACCAATGGGTAAATTGCTAGTAGATGATTATGTGATTGATGTTGATCAAAATATATGGATAGAACAACCTTGGGATATGTCCATATCTTATATACCACCTATTATTAACAAAAAATAA
- a CDS encoding nucleotide exchange factor GrpE, giving the protein MNEIKIKDATNKKEIDNKNDNSIVFFKNKLEISKKKIEEMILKQNDEIFKIKNRLNSEVQKHQNFSLEKIITEFLSIIDNIERAVNLIKQKKENKYIEILKNIEHVMFLINNMFTEFNVSKINDIKIPFNPDVHQAISVQYTDKMKSNQVIEVMQSGYIICNSRLLRPAMVVVSKN; this is encoded by the coding sequence ATGAATGAAATAAAAATAAAAGATGCTACAAATAAAAAAGAAATAGATAATAAAAATGATAATTCAATAGTTTTTTTTAAAAATAAGCTAGAAATTTCTAAAAAAAAAATAGAAGAGATGATTTTAAAACAAAATGACGAAATTTTTAAAATAAAAAATCGATTAAATAGTGAAGTTCAAAAACATCAAAACTTTTCTTTAGAAAAAATAATTACTGAATTTCTTTCAATCATTGATAATATTGAACGCGCTGTAAATTTAATAAAACAAAAAAAAGAAAATAAATATATTGAAATTTTAAAAAATATTGAACATGTTATGTTTTTAATTAATAATATGTTTACTGAATTTAATGTATCGAAAATAAATGATATAAAAATTCCATTTAATCCTGATGTGCATCAAGCTATATCTGTTCAATATACTGATAAAATGAAGTCTAATCAAGTTATTGAAGTGATGCAATCTGGTTATATAATTTGTAATTCTCGTTTATTGCGTCCCGCAATGGTTGTCGTTTCAAAAAATTAA
- a CDS encoding RnfH family protein — protein sequence MNMIQVTVVYALPDVQYIKKIYMKSNSTVKDAIFASNLIKIVKNIKFYKNNVGIYNKIVHLNKKIKNGDRIEIYRNLIIDPKERRRKKYNALKK from the coding sequence ATGAATATGATTCAGGTAACAGTAGTATATGCTTTACCAGATGTACAATATATTAAAAAAATTTATATGAAATCTAATTCAACTGTAAAAGATGCTATTTTTGCTTCAAATTTAATCAAAATAGTTAAAAATATTAAGTTTTATAAAAATAACGTAGGTATTTATAATAAAATAGTTCATTTAAATAAAAAAATAAAAAATGGAGATCGAATTGAAATTTATAGAAATTTAATCATAGATCCCAAAGAAAGAAGAAGAAAAAAATATAATGCTTTGAAAAAATAA
- the smpB gene encoding SsrA-binding protein SmpB, producing MLNKKKHNLKSSTICVNKKAHYNYFIEEVFQSGLVLKGWEIKSIRLGKINISESYISNYSHEMYLCNAIIEPLNTISNHFPCDPVRKRKLLLHKNEMNYLSIKKNKIGYTLIALSLLWKKSWCKLSFGLAKGKNKIDKRNADKQNTWKKEKLKILKKTKIIC from the coding sequence ATGTTAAATAAAAAAAAACATAATTTAAAATCTTCTACTATTTGTGTAAACAAAAAAGCACATTATAATTATTTTATAGAAGAAGTCTTTCAATCAGGTTTAGTTCTGAAAGGATGGGAAATTAAATCTATTCGATTAGGTAAAATAAATATTTCAGAAAGTTATATTAGTAACTATTCGCATGAAATGTATCTTTGCAATGCTATTATTGAACCTTTAAATACTATTTCTAACCATTTTCCTTGTGATCCTGTAAGAAAAAGAAAATTGCTTTTACACAAAAATGAAATGAATTATTTATCTATAAAAAAAAATAAAATAGGTTATACTTTAATTGCACTTTCTTTATTATGGAAAAAATCCTGGTGTAAATTAAGTTTTGGTTTAGCTAAAGGTAAAAACAAAATAGATAAAAGAAATGCAGATAAACAAAATACATGGAAAAAAGAAAAATTAAAAATACTTAAAAAAACTAAAATTATATGTTAA
- the tadA gene encoding tRNA adenosine(34) deaminase TadA — MLKNFMKSDQDEYWMKVALKYAYHAEKNGEIPIGAVLVLKEKIIGIGWNSSIIKNDPTAHAEIIALRQAGKNINNYRLNKTTLYVTLQPCLMCCGAIIHSRIERLVFGASYKKDKKNLFKNILLELQDKCKLKVQKNIMQYQCSQILINFFKSKRKSFIITN, encoded by the coding sequence ATGTTAAAAAATTTTATGAAATCTGATCAAGATGAATATTGGATGAAAGTTGCTCTTAAATATGCATATCATGCTGAAAAAAACGGGGAAATACCTATAGGTGCTGTATTAGTTTTAAAAGAAAAAATAATTGGAATAGGATGGAACAGTTCTATTATTAAAAATGATCCTACTGCTCATGCTGAAATTATAGCATTACGTCAAGCTGGTAAGAATATAAATAATTATAGATTAAATAAAACTACATTATATGTTACATTACAACCTTGTTTAATGTGTTGCGGAGCTATTATACATAGTCGTATTGAAAGATTAGTATTTGGAGCTAGTTATAAAAAAGATAAAAAAAATTTATTTAAAAATATTTTGTTAGAACTACAAGATAAATGCAAATTAAAAGTTCAGAAAAATATTATGCAATATCAATGTTCTCAAATATTAATTAATTTTTTTAAAAGTAAAAGAAAATCATTTATTATAACCAATTAA
- the acpS gene encoding holo-ACP synthase, with product MSIIGIGTDIIEIKRIKKIVSKFENKFAKRILSYKEWKKYIISRNKINFIAKKFAAKEAVSKALGTGINHGITFNQIELYNDFLGKPKIRFLDNSLNKINEINCKSVHVSISDQKSYAYAIVILEN from the coding sequence ATGTCTATTATAGGTATAGGAACGGATATTATTGAAATCAAGCGTATAAAAAAAATAGTTTCAAAATTTGAAAATAAGTTTGCTAAAAGGATTTTATCTTATAAAGAATGGAAGAAATATATTATATCTAGAAATAAAATTAATTTTATTGCTAAAAAATTTGCAGCTAAAGAAGCCGTTTCTAAAGCGTTAGGAACGGGAATAAATCATGGAATAACATTTAATCAAATAGAATTATATAATGATTTTTTAGGAAAACCTAAGATACGTTTTTTAGATAATTCTTTGAATAAAATCAACGAAATAAATTGTAAATCTGTACATGTCAGCATCTCTGATCAAAAATCATATGCATATGCTATAGTAATTTTAGAAAATTAA
- the era gene encoding GTPase Era has translation MNKKEKFCGYITIVGRQNVGKSTFINKIIGKNISIISKKKNTTQTNIIGIKTINSYQFIYIDTPGVYDNNIKNLKVIKNTNLILFIIDRNIWKKEDEMIFNKIKKINIPIVYIINKIDKLLHKSDILSYINILSKKTDSTEIIPISIKKTKNIVYLEKIIKKYLPKNYHIFPKNYITTNSFEFSISEVIRKQLIIFLRDELPSLLRVKIESIKYEFKKLHIHAIIYVNNANQKKIVIGHQGNMIKKISMLSRQNIEKQNNKKVYLLIWVTEKIKN, from the coding sequence GTGAATAAAAAAGAAAAATTTTGTGGATATATAACTATCGTGGGTAGACAAAATGTTGGAAAATCTACTTTTATTAATAAAATAATTGGTAAAAATATTTCTATTATCTCAAAGAAGAAAAATACAACACAAACTAATATTATAGGTATTAAGACTATTAATTCTTATCAATTTATTTATATAGATACGCCTGGAGTTTATGATAATAATATAAAAAACTTAAAAGTAATAAAAAATACAAATTTGATTTTATTTATTATAGATCGAAATATATGGAAAAAAGAAGATGAAATGATCTTTAATAAAATAAAAAAAATTAATATTCCAATAGTTTATATAATAAATAAAATTGATAAATTATTACATAAAAGTGATATTTTATCGTATATCAATATTCTTTCAAAAAAAACTGATTCAACAGAAATTATTCCTATTTCAATAAAAAAAACAAAAAATATTGTCTACTTAGAAAAAATTATTAAAAAATATTTACCAAAAAATTATCATATTTTTCCTAAAAATTATATCACGACAAATTCTTTTGAATTTTCGATATCTGAAGTTATTCGCAAACAATTAATAATTTTTTTAAGAGATGAGTTACCATCATTATTAAGAGTAAAAATTGAATCAATTAAATATGAATTTAAAAAACTACATATTCATGCGATTATTTATGTAAATAATGCAAACCAAAAAAAAATTGTCATTGGTCATCAAGGAAATATGATCAAAAAAATCAGCATGTTATCTAGACAAAATATTGAAAAACAAAATAACAAAAAAGTATATTTATTAATATGGGTAACAGAAAAAATTAAAAATTAA
- the rnc gene encoding ribonuclease III, translating to MNHIVTNKIQEVLGYTFTHKDLLRQALTHRSASSNHNERLEFLGDSILSFVIANALYQHFPSIDEGDMSRMRATLVRGNTLAEIAYEFDLGEYLQLGQGELKSGGFRRESILANTVEALIGSIYLDSNIKTVEELILKWYEKRLEKISPGDTQKDPKTRLQEYLQSKHLSLPTYFIVKVCGEAHNQLFTIHCEISIKSKLFVGKGTSRRKAEQDAAKKALIQLGVE from the coding sequence ATGAACCACATCGTAACAAATAAAATACAGGAAGTATTAGGATATACTTTTACTCATAAAGATTTATTAAGACAGGCACTGACACATCGCAGTGCAAGTAGTAATCATAATGAAAGACTTGAGTTTTTAGGAGATTCTATATTAAGCTTTGTAATTGCGAATGCTTTATACCAACATTTTCCATCTATCGATGAAGGTGATATGAGTCGTATGAGGGCTACTTTAGTTAGAGGTAACACTTTGGCAGAAATAGCATATGAATTTGATTTAGGAGAATATTTACAATTAGGTCAAGGAGAATTAAAAAGCGGGGGGTTTCGTAGAGAATCTATTTTAGCAAATACTGTAGAAGCATTAATAGGAAGTATTTATTTAGATAGCAATATTAAAACAGTCGAAGAACTAATACTAAAATGGTATGAAAAACGTTTAGAAAAAATCAGTCCTGGAGATACACAAAAAGATCCAAAAACACGATTACAAGAATATTTACAATCTAAACATTTATCATTACCTACATATTTTATAGTAAAAGTATGTGGTGAAGCACATAATCAATTATTTACTATTCATTGCGAAATTAGTATAAAATCAAAATTATTTGTTGGTAAAGGAACAAGTAGAAGAAAAGCCGAACAAGATGCAGCTAAAAAAGCGCTAATTCAATTAGGTGTAGAGTGA